NNNNNNNNNNNNNNNNNNNNNNNNNNNNNNNNNNNNNNNNNNNNNNNNNNNNNNNNNNNNNNNNNNNNNNNNNNNNNNNNNNNNNNNNNNNNNNNNNNNNNNNNNNNNNNNNNNNNNNNNNNNNNNNNNNNNNNNNNNNNNNNNNNNNNNNNNNNNNNNNNNNNNNNNNNNNNNNNNNNNNNNNNNNNNNNNNNNNNNNNNNNNNNNNNNNNNNNNNNNNNNNNNNNNNNNNNNNNNNNNNNNNNNNNNNNNNNNNNNNNNNNNNNNNNNNNNNNNNNNNNNNNNNNNNNNNNNNNNNNNNNNNNNNNNNNNNNNNNNNNNNNNNNNNNNNNNNNNNNNNNNNNNNNNNNNNNNNNNNNNNNNNNNNNNNNNNNNNNNNNNNNNNNNNNNNNNNNNNNNNNNNNNNNNNNNNNNNNNNNNNNNNNNNNNNNNNNNNNNNNNNNNNNNNNNNNNNNNNNNNNNNNNNNNNNNNNNNNNNNNNNNNNNNNNNNNNNNNNNNNNNNNNNNNNNNNNNNNNNNNNNNNNNNNNNNNNNNNNNNNNNNNNNNNNNNNNNNNNNNNNNNNNNNNNNNNNNNNNNNNNNNNNNNNNNNNNNNNNNNNNNNNNNNNNNNNNNNNNNNNNNNNNNNNNNNNNNNNNNNNNNNNNNNNNNNNNNNNNNNNNNNNNNNNNNNNNNNNNNNNNNNNNNNNNNNNNNNNNNNNNNNNNNNNNNNNNNNNNNNNNNNNNNNNNNNNNNNNNNNNNNNNNNNTTAATATtacgtttttatatttttaccgtaattttaaagacaatactatagctttatattttatttgatatttttctttttacataaacataattatacatatatttactactatatatttttaatttactattaatttaaaaaaataatccaaaaactAGTCTCCGAATAAAACTATTATAGTTATACTATCAGTTAATATCCGAATTAGACTTTAATTGCTGATTTAATAAATTCTTTCCCACATTATAAACGAAAAGGCTTTTCCGAAAAGCCCACGACGGTTTcttaaaacaacaaataaaagcCCAAGATTTCCACTAATCCAAGCGATGCGTTTTCATCAAAAGGTAAAAACGCAGCGTTTTTAGACACCTTACTGATCTTAATCAAGAAAGCTCGGATCAATTCAAGAAGTGAAGCagtttcatctcttcttcactctccttctctggattctcttcttcttgattgaGTTTCGAAATCGTTATTTTAGATCTCATTATCTTCGTTGATTTTCTGGTTTGATTGGAACGGATTGGTTCGCTAGGGTTTAAGTGCGAGTAGAAGATGGATCGTATCAGCGATCTACCAGATGAACTTATTAGTCGAATCGTGAGTCTTCTTGCTGCAAAGGATGCTGCGTCTTTGTTGGTTACCTCAAGGAGGTTTGGGGATATCTACAAAATCATACCAGATCTTGAGTTCGATGACAAAGCTAAGTTTCAGGGGACTTTCACGGATCTTGTGAGTGAGGCATTGGCTCGGCTGGAAACTACTACGTGCATAAGGAGATTCTCTTTGAAATCTGAAAGGGGTATTGATCCAGATCGTTTCCACCACTGGCTACGTGATGTGTTAAATCATCGTGGTGTCATGGTCATGGATCTTGAACTGCGCATAAAGGGTAATAATGGATATACGTTGCCTTCGGAGATCTTTGCGTGCAAGACACTCATTAAGCTGAAACTAGGGATGGACATTGTTATCACTGTTCTCCCTGAGAACGCTTTGCTACCAGCGCTTGAGACTCTCGTTCTTGACTCCGTTCGGTTCTGTAATCCTGCTGATTGTGCGTTCAAGGCGTTTCTTTTGGCTTGCCCTGTGCTTAAGGAACTAACCATCGATGGCATGTACTGGGAAACTTGGGATTGGTCTGGAATCGTGTCTAGTCAAAGTCTTGAAAGACTTACAATTGGTCGTGCACTGACAGGTTTTGATGGGCCTGATCCTCAGTACATTACTTTTGATACTCCAAGTCTTACCTACTTAGACTACCTTGATTATGTCCCGGATGGGTATACAATTGTTAATTTCGAGTCCCTTGTGGAAGCTAAGCTTAGTCTTCTTGTGATGGTAAATCACGAATGGAATTGGGATTTTCCAGTTGACGGTGATATCTTATCTAGCAATGCAACAAATCTGATTCAAGGGATAAGAAATGTTCAGATCCTGGAATTATCATGTCCGTATACTTTCGAGGTAAGTGtgttatctttttctctttgtctatatatatatatatatatatatatattttagtaggTGCTTGAGAAAGAAATTAGCATGAATGTTTGTTCCAAAATATTCCAGCTTAATTTTAATACAATAATAGAACATGTATAGGTGAACCAATTAAGCGAGCATTGactgtttgattttatttgatttcagaCGCTTTACATCTTCCGTGATGCCATTCCAATATTTGAAAAGCTTCATCATTTAACTATGATAAATGATGATACGGGAGTTTGTTGGAAGTTTCTCCCCTTTTTGCTGAACAAGGCTCCAAATCTAAAGACCCTTGTTATTGAGGTAAgacaataatgtatttttgcTAAACTTTAATTTCCGAAACCTCCTTGTGTATAATCTCAACCTCCTGCTGCAGGGTGACGTGCATTGTCctgaagatggtgaagaaccTGACAATGTTTGCAGGTGTTTGTCGGGATATTCTTGTCTGTTGACATGTCCTCTAAAGGTTTTGGAGATAACCTTATGGTACAACGGAACTGTCGGTGAGTTGCAGCAAGTAAAACATTTCTTAGGAAAGCTGCCATGTCTTGAGGTGCTGAAAGTTCATTCCCGGGAAAGTTTAAGCGACGAGGAAAAGTTAAGAATCACCAGGGAATTGCTAATGCTTCCAAGAGCTTCTTCCAAGTGCAAGATCCAGATTAGTTTTACTTAAAAACTTCCAACTCAAGCGTGAAGAACAAACTCTGGTTAGTTGCATTTGTCTGTTGGAACAGAATGTGATTGTGCACATTCTAGGTTTCTTCTTTACCTTTAGTTACTCTCTCTCTGTTATCTTTTATTCTGACCCTAACTTTAGTCTGTTGTCTACTTTCTAGGCATGGTTTGATTTGTAACTCAATTTGCTTCCAAGTGTTCTTCGTTGATGCCTTAACTGATGATATATGAACTTCacttgtataaaaaaaaaagagatactttctaacaaattaaaccaaatccGCAAAATCTTTATACCATTATACCAAATTTTGAGTTTGATAACACAGTTGAGAATCAAGGTCGTTTCACGGATTTTGCGGATGAAGTGTTGGCTCTGCCTCTCACTTCTCTCTGAAATGTTTTCATCTGGGGGTTGATTATGCCATGTCAACCGTTGACTCTGTAATGTGCTAAAGCGTGGTATCTTGGATCTTAGACTAGGCATCTTATATTTCATTGCCTGTTGaggtcttcttctctttggatCAAGTGGTCTGGACTTGTGtgttactcattaacaatctTGTTCTATAATTGAATGACATATAAGATGAAACAGAAGAGAGTAAGAAACCTGGAGACTTTACCTTTGGTTGCTAAACGCAGCTGAAACATAGCACATGTCTAAGATAGAACTACATAAAAAGGCTACGCCAACCAACAGTGAAACTATCCATAAGACAAGTCTTTTTAGGTCCATCAGCTCGAGAAAATACAGATTTTATTGTTCTCAATTTCTCATCGTCCTACAGAGTACTGGAAATCAAGTATCGCTCTCCTAGCTCAAGACTGTCCCGACATTAATAGAACTTTCACACTCCTGCAAGtgaaaaataaagcaaatacaggtcaaaaagattaaaattcGATCACAAGATGCATTTTACTACATAGGCACTCCAAGTGAAACGGATCTGATCATTAAGAATACAGAAAGATCAACCAACATGATGACACCTATCTGCAGACAGACAGATGTAAAAACGAAAGCAAAAGATAATCTAAAAGTGTGACGATCAACGCTAATCATCCCTAATGACGAGAAGACTGGAAACTAAAACACTTGACAAGTGATAAATCCCTAAACAAGGATGCATGATCCTCGCATAAAAACCTAGACTTCTGGGTCTTAACAACCTTCTTTTATGTAACAAGAAAGAATTTCAACTACTGCATTACCTTTCTATGTGAACAAAGATAAAACCTTTAGTATCCTATAGTACTAAGCTTCCCAAATTCTACAGTCCAAAGCTATCAACAATCCTAAACTACTCATACACCAGTTTCATTATCATAACAAAGAAGCAATAAGAGTTTGAGTAAATAATATACCTCAAGGAAACAATTCAGGCTACAACAACTGGAGATGGAATCATGCCAGCTGTCCTGGCATAATCGAAAATACCACCGGCGTCAATGACAGGTCCAGCATCACCAATGGCCTTGAGCTTATACTCTTTCCCGGTCGTATGATTGATCAGCACACAATTACCTTCCCTCAGCTCAACACTCGCAACATCTCCAGTTTTACACTCCTCACAAACCCTAGACTCGGACTCCAACGGGTAAACCTCTCCGGTAGCTACAGAGTTCCTGAAGAAGATTCTAGCGTAAGATTGAGCCACCACAGCCTTAGCTCCCGCTGCGCCTAGACATACAGGGGCGTGCTCACGAGACGATCCACAACCGAAGTTTTCACCTCCGATGATGATTGAGTGCTTGGATTTTATCTCGACTTGCTCCACGAATCGCTCATTGTAGGAATCTGGAAGCCCGATCAGCGCGTAAGAGCCGAGCTTCTCGCAATCGGCTGGATTCGAGGTGGAAAAGGTGAGATACTCGGCGGGAATGATCTGATCGGTGTCGATGTTATCACCAACAACGTAGCACAGTCCGTGGAAGGTCTTCCTAACTTGAGTCTCGGCGGAAGAAGACGCGGCGGCGCGTGGGACGATTGTTGAAGGAGTGACTCTTGAGACTATGGATTTGAAATTGGTGGCCGTTGAGGAGTAATTGACACTGAGAGAAGATGATCggaaaggaagaaaagaagggTTTTTGGATGAAGCTAAAGTCTTGGCAAATGTAGGGTTTTTGATCTGGATAGAAGCCGCCGCCATTGTCGTCGTCGAAAATGACAAGAATTTATCTCATTTACTATACAATGTGGTAACCGACCGGAATTAAAagtcaattttggtttttgaattgtTACCGGTTTTGGTAAACCAAACCGAATGATCACCTTTGTTAAGCTAGACCGAATGAGCTAAGACAAACCGGTATTAGTTAACTAAAATTTAACTAATGGTGTATTTCCTCAGCATTTTATTAGTTGTCCCGTACGTATATTTATCTTCAAAATTTTGGGGTTTGTAAAAGGAGAGATTAAAGTCGTTTAACAGATTCCATGTTTTCATTTGTATAGagaactaggatttaacccgtggtacaccacggaacaattatttaatttatttataatgatgtttgattttagcggtatttaatttagtaataaaattatatatttttaatttttaatatttttttatatttaagcagtgatacaattatttttaaaatattataattttatcaggataaaatactaaaattatgaattataattgtttgtataatgtataattaatcagaataattaactgttttatttatttaaaatagtactattgttgttttgtttgatatataattatttaatttaactgattgtttatttttcagtgtatacagttaaatgattgatttttctatttttatttttattttggaacacatatatagaaaagaattttgctattaataagaaatttaagtagaattaattagtttctataaaaagattgatttttcaatttaccatattttacttattggttttagtgcaattttgtagggactaaatttttaaataagcaaaaataaaaagatataacCCAAAatgcacttcaaaaatgtatatatagatttatctcgtgccaaaaaaaaaaaaaaaaaaaaaaNTCATctaacgtttttttttaataggctATAGGTATGGTAATTGACTTCAACTTATACGCATACGATCCAGTGTTCTACTTAATACATCAAATGTTCGATTTGACTCCATGTACACACATTAGAAGTTACGAAGATTAATTATGATGAATTCACCCAAAGATCAACCACTCTTTAAttatacaactatatatataacaacacgTCCAATTGTCCAAATAAATGTAATCTATGAGCATATCATGATTCGCTAAggatgataaatatatatatatatatatatttttaaaaggatgAATGAATAATTAATTATCATCATGCGGATAGGACATCAACGATGCTTTGCATGACGTTTACTTGCATGCTAAGACACTTGATGTAATGAGCCGTCTCCACCATCAGTTTTAACGTCTCCATATCTCCACCACCCGGCACGACTGTTCTCAGCCTATCCGTATCCGTCGTCTCGTACCTCCTCAAACGCCGCCGCCATATCCTTCCTCTGATGACGTCAGCACCTGATGAtctcttctttggttttgtgcTGGCTTGGGCTCGACGATGGAGCCTCCACAAAATGGCTCTGCTCCATGTCTGGCTAATCCCTCCGGCGGCTCTGGCCATGGAGACGTAAGCAGCAGTCTTGATCTTCCTCACTCGCTCGGTTGTTTTCTTCGGACCGTTGAAGGATTTTTGTCTTCTCAGCTTTGAGAGAGAATGAAGGAAGTGGACGGCAAAAAGGTTTTTTCTCGGGGTGTTTATGTTTAGGCTGTGAGTTGTAGATGAGGCCATCGCTCTATCTATCGTGGTTCAGAAATACAAATGAAGAATAAACTTTAAGTATATAtaacagagagaagagaaagactGAAGATTTTACAAGTACATAAAAGGCAATTCACTTTTTGAAGATTATATTGTGTATACGTGTAATTGCATTAAATTTGTATACTTTTCATTAATTTAAACAGGtcttaagaaaaaatatgtaCATGGATTTATGTTTATTGAAGATTAACACATGAAGCTTTTTGAATCCATCCATATACTATACAAGCTGCGATTATATTTGTCATTAACAATacatcttattttattttgaaacatttttttaaaaaagagtgCTATTAACcttttttatattctaataaTGAACAATTACATTgaggtcaaaaaaaataatgaacaattacatttgttttgttttggagtaCTCTTCAAAAAACATAGGCACGTCAATGTACGACAATCCGAATCCAAAACTGGTTTTAGGAATTGCAGtgaacaaaatatacatatggAACTATAGAAATAGAAGAATGAAACTAAAACTGGAGTTGGACAAGTAGGTCCACAATTGGGCCAACCACCACATGAAAGCACATGGCCACAAACCTTTACGCATCCACTTTCTCTAATCTTATCCTTGATTAATTATTGCTAATCAATATCTTTTGTTCATAATTACACGGTTAGTCGgtcctccctctctctctctgtgtatTCTAAAGTAAAACATTTGAAATACAGTATTTAAATTTGAAGGTATTTCTTAATCACTTCAActctaaatttgttttaagaatAAAGGCGGCTGAGTAAGCTTGAAGTTGCAACTATATATGAACAGTCTGCACGAACAATTGAAAACACACTCCTCCCTCCGGTCCATAANNNNNNNNNNNNNNNNNNNNNNNNNNNNNNNNNNNNNNNNNNNNNNNNNNNNNNNNNNNNNttttctttttttttttttttttttttgtcaaactccctcttttaccattttattaaatttattctTATCAAGTACGCGGACCGATGTACATGAAAGGGGGGTCAGCTGACCTccccaaatttcaaaatttgcttaattattgagagaaaaaaaaatctatttggtgtatcaatttttttatgtctGTATGACCTGGGTGACACAAAATCTATTCGCAGCACTTAAAACCCTCTTTATAGCGCGACACAAGATGcactttcttttcattttgaaaaatctcctctatattatattaaaagaaaaacattcttGAAGAAAAGCTGACGTGTCATCATCAAAGAGCTATACGATCAATTTATTACTTACCcttgatattttataatattacataaaactgccATTGATATTCAATTTCTTTACatatacaatattttgttcctataaattttaaaattggtaaatattattcaaatattaataaatattatcccctacatgttttcgaaataattttcaaaacctatgtattataatataataataaaattataacatgagatgtaaaataaaattgaaattaattttgaccaaaataaaattgaaattaattttgaataacagatattggaaaatctttaaaaaacaatttgacgacatcttaaatttattttaaactataaattttttaaactgatgcaaatcctaattttcagttttccatATAGAAAATTTCTGATATATAAGACTAATGTATATTAAAGAttccttaatttcaaaattaacatattaaaaatataattttttttatatattttactattatttcTTAAAGATTTTGAGGAACggatttttatagataaaaaaatattatacctcTTATGGAGTATGACTACGGGGATGGGTTTGATGCGCTTAAGAATTTAGGTCATTCGTTTCGAgatgttttaatctttttgatacttttatccgtttcataatttaaaagttttatacaATTCTGATTAATCACTAATTCGGTAAACGTTAGATTCAggtatgttgttttgtgaattttaattttatgctgaactgtaaatgatttaacaaataattatatttataaatgtaactctatgtgtacataatatattacaaagcTTATAGTAAacaagtttttgaaatcaatcatGCACTTTTTAAAATCTATCTTATGAATAGATGGTGAATATTTTGTTGTTCGCTTACGGGAGTAGTTTGCTGACCAGTAATCtcattattaattaaagaaaggaATTCTGATTATTTTATGAgagattcaataaaaagaaaatatataaatggcCAATACGTTCATCCGTATGTAACCATGCTCAAATTTCTCCAGCCAAAAAAAACGAGTTAAGAGGAAAAGAGATAGTACAATAGAGAAGATCACAAGTTTGCATGTTGATGGCCCATATTAACATTCCATATTTAAGGGCCGTAATTGTTTGTCTGATTTATTTAAtgcatatgattttttaatatatatagtatatacaatGCAATATGTTTATCAAAGTATATGCTTGGAATTTTAATAGgaactatatatacaattagtaGTAATTCAACGTGAACGTATTAACACAAACCATTAAGTTCACCTTCCTACAAATTTGTAAATGTGAAAACATAATTGTACCGGTTTTTACGATCCTAAATTCAAATAGAATACATATCAAGGATAAAGGATCCATTACCCCATATTGTCGGACCGAAGATGATAAAGCAGCATATCAAGAGTAGTAAAATAGAGCAATTTACACACACacggacaaaaaaaaaaagaggataacaATTGATAAGAGAGAATCGAATGGCAATAGATATTacaaagtttatatatataaataccaaTTGATCACCTTTATTCACGACAAgagaaaatacaacaatatgaCGTATACAAaatacaaccaaacacaaaaaacacgTAATACACAACTATAATCAGATTACGTACGTACATTTacttctttcttgtttgtttaaccACATGACTGATTAGTTGATGATAATTATAAGAGGCCAGAGTCGAAAACGACACCTGTTGACGGCAACCACGATTTCCCGTCAATGAAACCCGAGACGGTAAACCCTTGAGCTTCGGTCAACGTCAACGCCGGGTGATACCCGGCCCAACTAACTCGACCCGAAACCGATGATCCAGGACCTGAGTTCCCAAACTCTCCATAATAAAGAGTCTTCAAAGCGAAGCTACTGGACCAAGGAGACCAACCAGAAGGGTGAATCGAGCCGTCCAAAAACGATTGCATCACAACTGTCCTAGAATACTCTTTCCATGGACGACCCAAATATGTCCCGATCGAACCGGTGATTCTGCAATTATGGATAGATATTCCCGTATTCTGATTCGGGTCGGACCGGCCCTGGGCCGTTACGTAGTTTTGTTCTGACGAGCCTTTTCGAGATACGAGGTTGCAGCTTTGGAAAACGACTGCGGAGTTTCCGAAGATGAAATCCACGGTGCCGGTAATGTCGGTTTCTCTATAGAATTGTCGTTTGGAGAGTGTGTACAGTGAGTCTTGGTACCCATCTATTGAGCATCTGTATACCACGGACCTGTCTGATCCTACCCGTAATGCAACAGCTTGTTCTGCGTTTGGTCCCGCGCTGTTCACGAATGTTATGTCCCGAGCTATGAAACCATCCCCCATAGCGGCTGccgtagaaaaaaaaataacaccaaTTAAAAATTAGGAAGTCGTTAAGTGaggttgaccaaaaaataaaccttaaacttcaacataaaaaaatatcataaatataaaatataacacTTCTCTAAATCTCCTTTACATGTTAAGGAACATTAGTTTAACTTGTACGAGATTTAGAGAATATAGTAAATACTTCGATGAGAATTTGACCTATAAAAAGTACGACATGAAAAAGACTATAGTTACACGTACATGGATCTTTTTAAAacttcttgatttttctttctcggACAACCATTAGGTTCTTGATTAAGACATTTTTAAttctatgattaatttattttagtgaAAATCTCACCGACAGTAGCGGATTGGTAAGTATTCCAGCCACCTCTGTTACTTCTGCTACCGACGATTACTGTTTTGCCCTTCCCGTCACCAACCAACATAACGTTCTTCTGTTTGCTCGGAATATTGAGATTCTCTTTATAAGTTCCGGCTGCTAAATGGATCACGCTTCTGCCACTTCCCTCCGCCAAAGACGCCAACGCTTCGGCTATGCTCATGTGTGTCCCGCTTCCGTCGGCTGCCACCACCGCGTGAGGTCTCAGCTCTTTTACCGTAGCTTCTAAAAGCTTCCGGTCCGACGAAGAAACCCACGTCGGAAAAACATGATCCGGCAACAGTTTCCGACCACCACCTACACCAGACGAAGAAGAACTTTTCCGCTTATCGGACACGAACATGTCTAGGGAAGTGGTCAGTGAACCGGTGAGCTTTCTTGCGAAGGAATCCATCGCGACTCCGTCTTTGTTGAAGCTAGATTTCTCGCTGAGGCTTTGCTTACAGGTCTCTTGATTAGTCAACGCCGCACTTAGCCATGTGTGGACATCATCGTTGACCTGATCTTTACTCTTGACGACAGCGATGCGAGACAGCATGTCGAGTGTGTCGTCAAGCAGCTCAAGGCAGTCGTTGACAGGATCGAGCATGAGGGTTTGAGAGGTACGGTGCGAAAGCGTGAGATTAAAGGCGAGAGAACGAGCTAAATGAGCGTGGTCCAAGCTGAGTTGGACTGAGTTGAGAAACCCTTTGTTAGAAGAAGTTGattgtttggtttttgatgatgaatcgGAGTTTGGGTGTCTTgtgaattttgtaaatttagagTTTGATGAATGGGCAAACACTGAAGAATGAAGAGACAATAGGTTTAAGATCAGGAACAACAATAGTTTGATCCGGAACTTATGATTTGGTAACGAGAATAATGTAGTTGCCATTGTGATTTATGTGCAATGTTAATTACTGATTCGTGTGTAGTAGAGAAGAAGTGTTATGTGCTTGCTAatctatatatagtttcataATAAAATACTTCTACTAgttctttcaaaaaaataaacaagaaaaatataaagaaataaaactacaacttttttccttcttctctttactAAGAAGAACCTTTTGAAAAGGAAGGGGACCAAATTCATAATTTCGAGTTCCAGAGGTTGGGAAgagactttttatttatttgtagcCCGTTTTGATATATCGAGTTAGAAGAAATTTCTGAGTGGAAAAAAACCCGGTAAGAGATAAGCTGTAAATAAGATGTCtttagattaatattattacatatatatatatatatatatatatatatatatagataaaaaaaatcaaatgataaAGTTATTCAAATGATCATTAGATTTCTTACCTCTTCTTCTtaagtatttttaaataatgttgTTTATAATTAGAGTGGCGCAATAAAAGTTTGTCTGTAATGTTGATGTATAACCATATTATGTATTGCAGTTAATTTTACTTgtggttttaagttttaatgcACCAGATAATATAAACTTAAATTAATCTTTCTTCATATATAAAGAAGATTACATTTGATCGAGTATTGTAAACATATTGGTTGTATATACTTGTATTAGTGACAATCTTGTGCCATCGCATGAATTCAAATTCGGTATTATATATGTGTgagtaatattatatatgtggtTATTTAAACGGTAGAAAAAAACTGTCATTGCCTGGACCAGGTTGAGAACAGAGCACTCGCACTTAACACTTCATAAGCTGTCTACTCAAACGGCAATATATCACATCTGGAAGCAGCTAGCTAGCGCAACAACTTCCTGCATAATGCGATCTCTCGGCCGCCCTCTGAA
The sequence above is drawn from the Camelina sativa cultivar DH55 chromosome 4, Cs, whole genome shotgun sequence genome and encodes:
- the LOC104781805 gene encoding F-box/LRR-repeat protein At3g58980-like, translating into MDRISDLPDELISRIVSLLAAKDAASLLVTSRRFGDIYKIIPDLEFDDKAKFQGTFTDLVSEALARLETTTCIRRFSLKSERGIDPDRFHHWLRDVLNHRGVMVMDLELRIKGNNGYTLPSEIFACKTLIKLKLGMDIVITVLPENALLPALETLVLDSVRFCNPADCAFKAFLLACPVLKELTIDGMYWETWDWSGIVSSQSLERLTIGRALTGFDGPDPQYITFDTPSLTYLDYLDYVPDGYTIVNFESLVEAKLSLLVMVNHEWNWDFPVDGDILSSNATNLIQGIRNVQILELSCPYTFETLYIFRDAIPIFEKLHHLTMINDDTGVCWKFLPFLLNKAPNLKTLVIEGDVHCPEDGEEPDNVCRCLSGYSCLLTCPLKVLEITLWYNGTVGELQQVKHFLGKLPCLEVLKVHSRESLSDEEKLRITRELLMLPRASSKCKIQISFT
- the LOC104781804 gene encoding 3-isopropylmalate dehydratase small subunit 3-like yields the protein MAAASIQIKNPTFAKTLASSKNPSFLPFRSSSLSVNYSSTATNFKSIVSRVTPSTIVPRAAASSSAETQVRKTFHGLCYVVGDNIDTDQIIPAEYLTFSTSNPADCEKLGSYALIGLPDSYNERFVEQVEIKSKHSIIIGGENFGCGSSREHAPVCLGAAGAKAVVAQSYARIFFRNSVATGEVYPLESESRVCEECKTGDVASVELREGNCVLINHTTGKEYKLKAIGDAGPVIDAGGIFDYARTAGMIPSPVVVA
- the LOC104781810 gene encoding probable pectinesterase/pectinesterase inhibitor 35, translating into MATTLFSLPNHKFRIKLLLFLILNLLSLHSSVFAHSSNSKFTKFTRHPNSDSSSKTKQSTSSNKGFLNSVQLSLDHAHLARSLAFNLTLSHRTSQTLMLDPVNDCLELLDDTLDMLSRIAVVKSKDQVNDDVHTWLSAALTNQETCKQSLSEKSSFNKDGVAMDSFARKLTGSLTTSLDMFVSDKRKSSSSSGVGGGRKLLPDHVFPTWVSSSDRKLLEATVKELRPHAVVAADGSGTHMSIAEALASLAEGSGRSVIHLAAGTYKENLNIPSKQKNVMLVGDGKGKTVIVGSRSNRGGWNTYQSATVAAMGDGFIARDITFVNSAGPNAEQAVALRVGSDRSVVYRCSIDGYQDSLYTLSKRQFYRETDITGTVDFIFGNSAVVFQSCNLVSRKGSSEQNYVTAQGRSDPNQNTGISIHNCRITGSIGTYLGRPWKEYSRTVVMQSFLDGSIHPSGWSPWSSSFALKTLYYGEFGNSGPGSSVSGRVSWAGYHPALTLTEAQGFTVSGFIDGKSWLPSTGVVFDSGLL